From the Deltaproteobacteria bacterium genome, one window contains:
- a CDS encoding Gfo/Idh/MocA family oxidoreductase, which yields MAAPPLRVGILGAARIAPMALVKPARRVPEATVLAVAARDPERARRFAARHGIPRVHQSYDALLADPEIDAVYNPLPNALHAPWTIRALAAGKHVLCEKPFAANAAEAEEMARAAERAGRVLVEAFHWRYHPLFARVRAILDAGEIGQVRHLEAHFCIPLPLPNDIRYRKDLAGGALMDTGCYTVSVLRHLAGAEPEVERAHGWWTRGGVDRAMEASLRFPDGRTARLTCSLFSAWLIRTRATVEGSGGRLSVFNPIAPHFYHRLTVVTPGGRRGERVAGPSTYECQLRAFVAAVREGAPVPTGPADAVRNMRVIDAIYAAAGRPG from the coding sequence ATGGCGGCCCCCCCGCTGCGCGTCGGCATCCTCGGCGCGGCGCGCATCGCGCCGATGGCGCTCGTGAAGCCCGCGCGGCGCGTGCCCGAGGCGACCGTCCTCGCGGTCGCCGCCCGCGACCCCGAGCGCGCGCGGCGCTTCGCCGCCCGGCACGGCATCCCGCGCGTGCATCAGTCCTACGACGCGCTCCTCGCCGACCCGGAGATCGACGCGGTCTACAACCCGCTCCCCAACGCGCTGCACGCGCCGTGGACCATCCGCGCGCTCGCGGCGGGGAAGCACGTCCTCTGCGAGAAGCCGTTCGCCGCGAACGCGGCGGAAGCGGAGGAGATGGCGCGCGCGGCGGAGCGCGCCGGGCGCGTGCTGGTGGAGGCGTTCCACTGGCGCTACCACCCGCTCTTCGCCCGCGTGCGCGCCATCCTCGACGCGGGCGAGATCGGCCAGGTCCGCCACCTGGAAGCGCACTTCTGCATCCCGCTCCCGCTGCCGAACGACATCCGCTACCGCAAGGACCTGGCCGGCGGCGCCCTCATGGACACCGGCTGCTACACGGTCTCCGTCCTCCGCCACCTGGCGGGCGCGGAGCCCGAGGTGGAGCGCGCGCACGGCTGGTGGACGCGCGGCGGCGTCGATCGCGCCATGGAGGCGAGCCTGCGCTTCCCGGACGGGCGGACGGCGCGGCTCACCTGCTCGCTCTTCTCGGCCTGGCTCATCCGCACGCGCGCGACCGTCGAGGGCAGCGGCGGGCGGCTCAGCGTCTTCAACCCGATCGCGCCGCACTTCTACCACCGGCTCACGGTGGTGACGCCGGGCGGGCGCCGCGGCGAGCGCGTCGCGGGACCATCGACCTACGAGTGCCAGCTGCGCGCGTTCGTCGCCGCGGTGCGCGAGGGCGCGCCGGTGCCGACCGGGCCGGCGGACGCCGTCAGGAACATGCGCGTCATCGACGCGATCTACGCGGCGGCGGGCCGGCCGGGATAG